The segment CTGTGGGAAAGACCACTGAGATCTGCGGGGCCCCTGGTGTTGGAAAGACTCAACTTTGGTATGGAAGGAAATGGATTATAAAATGTATAGTGCATCTTAAATTCAAATGTCTTGCTAATATGTGGCACATATTTCAAAAAGTGCTATGTGCCTTAAAGCagaatagatgtttttttttcctttttttcttttaaagcatGCAGCTTGCTGTGGACGTCCAGATTCCTGTGTGCTTTGGAGGTCTGGGAGGAAAGGCACTGTATATAGACACAGAAGGGAGTTTCTTAGTGCAGCGGGTTGTTGATATGGCAGAGGCAGTCGTGCAGCACTGCACCCTCCTGGCAGAGGATACAGGTCTGATTTGAGTATTTAAGCTAAGTTGGGATGTCTAAATGTacgtttagaaaaataaaatgctttatgaGCGCTTCAGACCTAATATTTTTCAACTTTACCTGTAGTTTCATGcacatttgaattcatttttgaaacacaaaatgtataattgtCAAATAATCTGTCTTTGCTTTTCCTCTTAGAACAGAGACAGGCTTTAGAGGAACTTACTGTCGAGAAGATCCTCTCAAGTCTCTTCTTGGTCCGTTGCCATGACTATGTAGAGCTGTTAGCTGAGGTTTACCTCCTACCTGACTTCCTTTCTGAGCATCCTGAGGTGAAAATGAATAATCAGGACTGCTGCTAAGGACATCTCGTTCAGCAATGTGATATTACTGTACTGCTAATTACATCCTTATATATTACATGTTGTATCATCCAATCACAGGTGAGGTTGGTAGTGATTGACAGCATCGCCTTCCCATTCCGGCATGACTTTGAGGATCTTTCTCAGAGGACTCGTCTCCTAAATGGCCTTGCCCAGCAGCTCATCCAACTAGCAACACAACATAGTTTAGCGGTACTCAGTAAATCTTACTATTGTAACAAAGAATAATGAATAGCAGAcaaatcaatttaaaacaaattttttttttgcagaatatttatatttggttaaataaaaatatctaatatttaatattatatgtttgtgtgacagtgtgtgtgtctgtcaggaTGTTTGATAAGGatatatttaattcattatttttttgtagaatacTCACATTTgggtaaattaataataattaaataaaaaaaatatttttcattttcatttaatttaccttgtaatttatttaaagtaccaaataactcaaattaaataaaaaaattataaattataaaaattatataggcataaaaacatttaataaaaatatatacaaaatgcaaaagaaactttaaaattgaagtaaaaactgaaattatataattaaaatctaatttaaaatatttacaagaaCTGTAATAGCatatcaataatactaaaataatgctcgtctatctctctatctatgttcataaataaagaaatatatatatatatatatatatatatatatatatatatatatatattaataaaaataactaaatttggTTTCCATGTGGTCTTAGGTTGTTTTGACCAATCAGATGACGACAAGAGTTTCAAATGGCCAATCTAAGCTGGTTCCTGCATTAGGTAAGACATAGCAGATATTCATTCAGTGTATTTTCTTTAACATATTCATCAAcgtaataacaattaaaattcaCACTTCAGGTGAGAGTTGGGGTCATGCTGCGACGCAGAGGCTCATCCTGCACTGGGAGGGACTGCGAAGGTAAACACAAACACTTTTAATTTGCTAATTGTGTGGGaaggtgtttgtttttttgttgttgctggaTTAAGTCTTTTAAGTTCACTCAACCTGTCCTGACACAGCAAAAACTGGCTTTAGAAAATAGAAGCTAACATCTGTGAGGTTCTCAGCCAAATGTATtttctggagagagagagagagagagagagagcgagagtatGTTGCATAAACTCTTTACCCTTCACCTCCGTGGGTGATGGAATGAATCACTTTAAACAAGTAGCTTGCTTTGCCTTTTGTAGCCAGACCTGATTCATAATGCATTCTGCATACCTGCCAGTCTATTACTCTGTAGCAGCAGGCAGTAGAGATGCACAGAGAGCATCTCCATCATGCTTTCTCGTCTCTTGCCATAAAGTTGAAGGTCTTCCCGCTGGCTGTACAGTTCAGCCTCCCTGCATTTGAATTGCCGCAGACCCTCTTGCTTTTTAAACCGAGCCGACAAGGTCAGAGAGGCAGAGAATGTGCACTctgcaatggaaaaaaaaaacaggtcatttTATGCATTTCTCCCCTGTTCACTCTGTGTTTAGGCTTGCCTCCCTGTACAAGTCTCCAAGTCAAATGGAAGCCACAATCCAATATCAAATCACAGTAAGTTTAACAGTGGGGAAGATATGAGgaaaatatacatgcatatatatttcCTTAcatttctctctatatatatttgtGATCTCACACAGCTCCAGGGTTTTAGGGATGCCCCAGATGAACCCAGACCTACTCCTGCTTCGTCTGCAGTCTCATGTCCTTCAGGAAACCACAGCAAACGCCCTCGAATGGAGGATCTGTCTTGAGGATGTATTGCAGACCAGGTTGCTTTTAAAAGCTGTAGGACGCCACTTCAAAACTCAAAATGTgctgagagaaaaagaaagcatCATAGCAGGaatgcacaaaaatgtatatattatataaaagcaCAACAAGGGAGGGTTAGTTCTTGgattattattgaataaattacagtatattgATTGTTTTTGGTATTAGTGGATTAATAAGTGTATCCAATATTTCTCACCAGACAATCCGAGAATGTTACAATTCATGTGGAAACACAGAAAATGCACACCTATTCCAAAGTGACCAAAACTTTCCAACTTAAACTGGTTGATGGACCAGGTTAAAGAtcatacatttatacaaatattaaaagctATTCTTGGTGTTCATTATTCTCCAACACTTTACTTGGATAATATTCTGtatataataaatgcaaaattgtTTTTGTGCCGCTTCAAGTGCTAGTGATAAGTCAAACTAATGGACAATCGTCAGTCGTTAATCATGTCACCTAATTCACACAAACCCAGACTTTGTGCCATAATATGCAATTAACTCAATTTGTAATAGTGTATTGAATAATTTGGCCCTAATGAACCCAGTGAGAAGGTTTTGTTGTGTACATTGTGTTGCACAGGTCGCATCAGAATGACTTTCTGCCATGATTGATGCGTGAGTGACAGTATAGAGATAAAGAGTTTACCGCTCACATTCACCTCCAAGTAACATTAATAACTTAGCCGCAGATTGTGCGGGTTCAATATCAGTATATCATCCAGGTTCATTCACTCCCAGCGTATATGTGTGAGGTTCATCGCTCTAATTGAATTATACACTGGGAAGCCAGCATTACATCAGCACAAAGATAAAATATGAGCACTTCACCTCATATTTCCTTGGCTGGCAATGGATAGTTGAGACACCCGGCCGAAGAACAGACTTAAATGCTTTATGTTCATGTGGGAAGAAGGGGACATTGGGTACTTGATGTTTTTAACCTCTGTGTTAGACACATGAACAGATCATGATTGAAGAACTGCTTGTGACAGAGTGCTGGACTAATAGGATTACATCATTTGTCATGGCTGGTTTAAGATGGGTGACTGTCTGGATGTGTCCTAACAGGCTCTTGGCCTCAGGCTTTCTCAGGTGAGGAGGAAGGTACACTAGGTATTCCTACACTGCTGTGCAACTGTCATCCTGGGTCACTGCATCACACCTCGCTTAACCTTAAGACTTATAATTTTGAAGATGAATATGACAGGTTAGACTAGCTGACTATGAATACAGTTTCAGATTGCTCTATACAGGCAAGGCTACACTTTGTTGTTCTTTACAAATATGCACCATGGTAACCAGTTTAGAAATACCGTTGTCATTACTCACTTCAAAAGCTTTCAtaatttttctgtcattttcGTTACCTAGCAATAGCTGTGGTAACTATGATATTTTGCCAGGAACTGTGGTTACCCTACAATTTTGAAAGCATTAATACGGTGTTGGATATTATCAAAGACCCTCtgtcatttttataatgaaaaatctGAGCTCTATTTCTGTCATTTGAATTCCTCTGAAATAGCTGTAGTTGTCTAACCGTAATATGTTGTGTGAAAATACAACCGTACATTAATGAAAGGGTTAATTTTGCCTTTTAACGAACATGTTCTAAAACAAATAATCCTTCAAACTGTGTTAGAAGCTTTTAGATTTTTTCCTGTCATTTTAATGGTTAATGATAGTATCTGGCATCCCTCAGTATCAATAGTGTGAACTTATAGCAAATATGGGATCCCCAACCAgcagttaaatatattttcaggtgtttttttctgtcattttttgtcTCAGCAGTAGATGACTATATGTGCCTAACTATAGCTTCTATATTTTGTTAGAAAATTAATTAGGCTGATGCATTCTTGAAAGGGTTAATTTTGCTTTAATAGGATCTAGCAGCCCTGGCTGAACTAACAAGGCATGTCCTAAAACCACAGTAAATATAGGATATCTTTTAAGCCATGTAAGaagcttttagtttttttttctgtcattttaatgTTAAGGGTTAAATTTCTGGCAACCCACCGCTGAACTAAGCCTGGGAGCGGAACAGTTAATTCCCAGCAATGATGTGAAATCTACAACACTTGTTATTTTTAGCTTAAGCTCTGATGTCCTATATACAGGCACACAGAACAACACTTACCGAGTTTTCTCACTCATAAACATTTTCTCTAAGAGCTCTGTCGAAGTAAACCGTGGCCGTTTCGATTAAACgattaaatataattgtttcaTACGGCGTCTGAATCAGTCTCTCAATAGATTAGGCTACTAGTATAATTGCCtaattagattttaataatacCCTAATGTGCATCAAATTTCTGAGG is part of the Carassius auratus strain Wakin chromosome 10, ASM336829v1, whole genome shotgun sequence genome and harbors:
- the rad51c gene encoding DNA repair protein RAD51 homolog 3, with product MQRTVPSLPLAPSVKVKLINAGFQVASDLIDMRPLQLCKEAGISQEEAVEVLQMLRDDGQPHQQRAATESLTALDLLHQEQALGSIVTFCSALDDALGGGVPVGKTTEICGAPGVGKTQLCMQLAVDVQIPVCFGGLGGKALYIDTEGSFLVQRVVDMAEAVVQHCTLLAEDTEQRQALEELTVEKILSSLFLVRCHDYVELLAEVYLLPDFLSEHPEVRLVVIDSIAFPFRHDFEDLSQRTRLLNGLAQQLIQLATQHSLAVVLTNQMTTRVSNGQSKLVPALGESWGHAATQRLILHWEGLRRLASLYKSPSQMEATIQYQITLQGFRDAPDEPRPTPASSAVSCPSGNHSKRPRMEDLS